From the Anguilla anguilla isolate fAngAng1 chromosome 6, fAngAng1.pri, whole genome shotgun sequence genome, one window contains:
- the ostm1 gene encoding osteopetrosis-associated transmembrane protein 1, translating into MISNGILTCFITLLLYNKIRASDLPINAAVSESSEGDVSIRNSSLSPVLSMSPSLPWSSHFSLNLLSAFPEDLEVSDYCRELLKIFALRYVWYVNCLVSSARPVKICQNCYLEYSDLQEIYKNISSDQVGPSNVSCRDSLLRSDRLMLVFVLFDNLQEIWKQSDCKHCLAPDLHSLTNDTLYYMAVLNQSLSCFEKHQQQGNHSELCKECKTIYKRLNDLYSAMDSNNTLCIDIEDAMNMTRRLWSKNFNCSSTREETVPVIAVSSFMLFLPIIFYLSSFLHSEQKKRKLIHPKRAKSSNSMANIQEKYS; encoded by the exons ATGATTTCCAACGGCATTCTGACTTGTTTCATTACTTTGCTGCTTTATAACAAGATTCGGGCATCTGATTTACCGATCAACGCCGCAGTTTCCGAGTCGAGCGAAGGCGATGTCTCTATTAGAAATTCATCTTTAAGCCCTGTGTTGTCTATGTCGCCTTCGCTCCCTTGGAgttctcatttctctctcaatTTGCTGTCCGCGTTTCCAGAGGATCTTGAAGTCAGCGACTATTGCCGTGAACTCCTTAAGATCTTTGCTCTGCGATATGTATGGTATGTGAATTGTCTCGTTTCTTCCGCCCGCCCTGTCAAGATTTGCCAGAACTGTTACCTCGAGTATAGTGACCTGCAGGAAATATACAAGAACATATCATCAGACCAG GTGGGTCCTTCAAACGTCAGCTGCAGAGATAGCCTTCTGCGCTCCGACAGGCTGATGCTGGTGTTCGTGCTTTTCGACAACCTACAGGAGATATGGAAGCAGTCGGACTGCAAAC ACTGCCTTGCCCCTGACCTCCACAGCTTAACCAATGACACCCTGTACTACATGGCAGTGCTGAACCAGTCGCTCAGCTGCTTTGAGAAACACCAGCAG CAAGGCAATCATTCTGAGCTTTGCAAGGAGTGCAAAACGATCTACAAGCGCTTAAACGACCTTTACAGCGCGATGGACTCGAACAATACCCTGTGCATTGATATTGAGGATGCA ATGAACATGACCCGCAGATTGTGGAGCAAGAATTTCAATTGTTCCTCAACTCGGGAAGAGACGGTCCCTGTCATCGCCGTGTCCAGCTTCATGCTCTTCCTGCCCATCATCTTCTACTTGAGCAGCTTCCTTCACTCGGAACAAAAGAAACGCAAGCTCATTCACC